One genomic window of Cricetulus griseus strain 17A/GY chromosome 3, alternate assembly CriGri-PICRH-1.0, whole genome shotgun sequence includes the following:
- the LOC100751294 gene encoding T-cell ecto-ADP-ribosyltransferase 1-like produces MTNSAATQVHNQEFELGKPNNYPIYDLLECVKALVLCNYGLHDLQQQQDFWVTGQTESSNLDMAPDAFDDQYEGCVQEMEKKAPQLLEEDFNMNKELKFAWEMAEDKWKEIKNKMTYLKGFSDYHGTAVVMYTGGIYKKFNKAVRDFKKDPSNFPYKAFHYYLTRALQLLNNNKCYTVYRGTNNKFHYSGTGFVRFGHFASSSLNKNIASSNFGSASGTLFTIITCLGVNITGFSYFPYEKEVLIPGYEAFKAHKSPGSEKTMDNISLTSLKRGKSNFNCFYSSEIQPATGLPTNFYNSNNL; encoded by the exons ATGACCAACTCAGCAGCCACCCAGGTACACAACCAGGAATTTGAACTGGGAAAACCCAACAACtatcccatctatgacctgctggagtgtgtgaaggcACTGGTCCTGTGTAACTATGGCCTACATGACTTGCAGCAACAGCAGGATTTCTGG gtgacaGGGCAGACTGAGTCTTCCAATCTGGACATGGCTCCCGATGCATTTGATGATCAGTATGAGGGCTGTGtccaggaaatggagaaaaaagcacCCCAATTGTTAGAAGAAGACTTCAACATGAATAAGGAGTTAAAATTTGCATGGGAAATGGCAGAGGACAAATGGAaggagataaaaaacaaaatgacctATCTGAAAGGTTTCAGTGATTATCATGGAACAGCTGTAGTGATGTACACGGGAGGTATCTACAAAAAGTTTAATAAAGCTGTTAGAGATTTCAAGAAAGATCCCAGTAACTTTCCTTACAAGGCCTTCCATTACTACTTAACAAGAGCTCTTCAGCTTCTGAATAACAACAAATGTTACACAGTTTACCGAGGCACCAACAACAAATTTCATTACAGTGGAACGGGCTTTGTGCGGTTTGGACACTTTGCTTCCTCATCTTTAAATAAGAACATAGCTTCTTCTAATTTTGGTAGTGCTAGTGGGACACTGTTTACCATCATAACCTGCTTGGGGGTTAACATAACTGGATTTTCCTACTTCCCTTATGAAAAGGAGGTGTTAATTCCAGGCTATGAAGCATTTAAAGCACACAAAAGCCCAGGAAGTGAAAAAACAATGGACAATATTTCTCTGACCTCCCTGAAAAGAGGGAAAAGCAACTTCAATTGCTTCTACAGCTCAG AAATACAGCCAGCTACTGGCCTGCCAACCAATTTCTACAATTCCAATAATCTCTGA